The following coding sequences lie in one Chelmon rostratus isolate fCheRos1 chromosome 2, fCheRos1.pri, whole genome shotgun sequence genomic window:
- the idh3b gene encoding isocitrate dehydrogenase [NAD] subunit beta, mitochondrial isoform X2: MPVTMAAALRGSLVTLVKGLSSPRWQQLASRPLSVSAGLCSPEAPPARADATFKVTMVPGDGVGPELMTAVKEVFKAGDVPVEFEEFHLSEVQNMASEEKLEQVLTSMKNNKVAMKGKIHTPMEFKGELASYEMRLRRKLDLFANVVHVNSLPGYSTRHNNLDLVIIREQTEGEYSSLEHESVTGVIECLKIITREKSRRIAKFAFDYATKKGRNKVTAVHKANIMKLGDGLFLQSCAEVAQLYPKIKYENIIIDNCCMQLVQNPYQFDVLVMPNLYGNIIDNLAAGLVGGAGVVPGESYSAEYAVFETGARHPFAQAVGRNIANPTAMLLSAANMLRHLNLEYHSQMVSDAVKRVIKQGKVRTGDLGGYATSDEFTRAVIANLTV, from the exons ATGCCCGTGACGATGGCGGCCGCCTTGAGAGGAAGCTTAGTAACATTGGTCAAG GGCCTGAGCAGCCCCCGATGGCAGCAGCTGGCTTCTCGACCACTGAGCGTGTCTGCTGGTCTCTGCAGCCCAGAAGCCCCACCGGCCCGTGCTGATGCTACCTTCAAGGTCACCATGGTGCCAGGGGATGGAGTGGGACCTGAACTGATGACTGCTGTCAAGGAAGTGTTCAAG GCAGGAGATGTCCCAGTAGAATTTGAGGAGTTTCACCTGAGCGAGGTGCAGAACATGGCCAGCGAGGAGAAACTGGAGCAAGTGTTAACCTCCATGAAGAACAACAAAGTGGCCATGAAAG GAAAGATTCACACACCCATGGAGTTCAAAGGGGAGCTGGCTTCATATGAGATGAGACTGAG GCGTAAACTGGACCTGTTTGCTAATGTGGTTCATGTGAACAGCCTGCCGGGCTACAGCACTCGCCACAACAACCTGGACCTGGTCATCATCCGGGAACAGACGGAGGGCGAGTACAGCTCCCTGGAGCATGAG AGTGTGACAGGTGTGATCGAATGTTTGAAGATCATCACCAGAGAGAAGTCACGGCGCATCGCAAAGTTCGCCTTCGACTACGCCACCAAGAAGGGGCGGAACAAGGTCACCGCTGTTCACAAGGCCAACATCAT GAAATTAGGTGATGGCCTGTTTCTGCAGAGCTGTGCAGAGGTGGCGCAGCTGTACCCTAAAATCAAATATGAGAACATAATCATTGATAACTGCTGCATGCAG CTGGTCCAGAACCCATACCAGTTTGACGTGCTGGTCATGCCCAACCTCTATGGTAACATCATCGATAACCTGGCCGCAGGGCTGGTTGGAGGAGCAGGAGTTGTTCCTGGGGAAAGCTACAGTGCAGAGTATGCTGTGTTTGAGACT GGTGCACGCCACCCATTTGCCCAGGCTGTAGGAAGGAACATTGCCAACCCCACAGCCATGCTGCTCAGtgctgctaacatgctcagGCACCTCAA CCTTGAATATCACTCCCAAATGGTGTCAGATGCTGTCAAGAGGGTCATCAAACAGGGCAAG GTGCGCACTGGAGACCTGGGGGGCTATGCCACAAGCGACGAGTTCACCCGGGCCGTCATTGCTAACCTGACGGTCTAA
- the idh3b gene encoding isocitrate dehydrogenase [NAD] subunit beta, mitochondrial isoform X1, producing the protein MPVTMAAALRGSLVTLVKGLSSPRWQQLASRPLSVSAGLCSPEAPPARADATFKVTMVPGDGVGPELMTAVKEVFKAGDVPVEFEEFHLSEVQNMASEEKLEQVLTSMKNNKVAMKGKIHTPMEFKGELASYEMRLRRKLDLFANVVHVNSLPGYSTRHNNLDLVIIREQTEGEYSSLEHESVTGVIECLKIITREKSRRIAKFAFDYATKKGRNKVTAVHKANIMKLGDGLFLQSCAEVAQLYPKIKYENIIIDNCCMQLVQNPYQFDVLVMPNLYGNIIDNLAAGLVGGAGVVPGESYSAEYAVFETGARHPFAQAVGRNIANPTAMLLSAANMLRHLNLEYHSQMVSDAVKRVIKQGKVRTRDLGGYSTTGDFVRAVVENLRHRPVY; encoded by the exons ATGCCCGTGACGATGGCGGCCGCCTTGAGAGGAAGCTTAGTAACATTGGTCAAG GGCCTGAGCAGCCCCCGATGGCAGCAGCTGGCTTCTCGACCACTGAGCGTGTCTGCTGGTCTCTGCAGCCCAGAAGCCCCACCGGCCCGTGCTGATGCTACCTTCAAGGTCACCATGGTGCCAGGGGATGGAGTGGGACCTGAACTGATGACTGCTGTCAAGGAAGTGTTCAAG GCAGGAGATGTCCCAGTAGAATTTGAGGAGTTTCACCTGAGCGAGGTGCAGAACATGGCCAGCGAGGAGAAACTGGAGCAAGTGTTAACCTCCATGAAGAACAACAAAGTGGCCATGAAAG GAAAGATTCACACACCCATGGAGTTCAAAGGGGAGCTGGCTTCATATGAGATGAGACTGAG GCGTAAACTGGACCTGTTTGCTAATGTGGTTCATGTGAACAGCCTGCCGGGCTACAGCACTCGCCACAACAACCTGGACCTGGTCATCATCCGGGAACAGACGGAGGGCGAGTACAGCTCCCTGGAGCATGAG AGTGTGACAGGTGTGATCGAATGTTTGAAGATCATCACCAGAGAGAAGTCACGGCGCATCGCAAAGTTCGCCTTCGACTACGCCACCAAGAAGGGGCGGAACAAGGTCACCGCTGTTCACAAGGCCAACATCAT GAAATTAGGTGATGGCCTGTTTCTGCAGAGCTGTGCAGAGGTGGCGCAGCTGTACCCTAAAATCAAATATGAGAACATAATCATTGATAACTGCTGCATGCAG CTGGTCCAGAACCCATACCAGTTTGACGTGCTGGTCATGCCCAACCTCTATGGTAACATCATCGATAACCTGGCCGCAGGGCTGGTTGGAGGAGCAGGAGTTGTTCCTGGGGAAAGCTACAGTGCAGAGTATGCTGTGTTTGAGACT GGTGCACGCCACCCATTTGCCCAGGCTGTAGGAAGGAACATTGCCAACCCCACAGCCATGCTGCTCAGtgctgctaacatgctcagGCACCTCAA CCTTGAATATCACTCCCAAATGGTGTCAGATGCTGTCAAGAGGGTCATCAAACAGGGCAAG GTACGGACACGAGACCTTGGCGGGTACTCTACCACTGGCGACTTTGTGCGTGCTGTTGTGGAAAACCTGCGTCACCGACCTGTTTACTAA
- the wdr1 gene encoding WD repeat-containing protein 1 codes for MPHELKHVFASLPQMERGVAKVIGGDPKGNNFLYTNGKCVIIRNIENPAIADIYTEHAHQVTVAKYSPSGFYIASGDASGKIRIWDTTQKEHLLKYEYTPISGKVKDIAWTEDSKRLAVVGDGREKFGAVFLWDTGSSVGEVSGHAKLINSVDIKQKRPYRLVTGSDDTCGSFFEGPPFKFKFTIRDHSQFVNCVRFSPDGSRFATAGADGQILIFDGACGERVCSLGGEKAHKGGIYAVCWSPDSSQLISASGDKTVKLWDVGAGTAVTTFNMGTDVTDQQLGCLWQKDHLLSISLSGYINYLDKNNPDRPIRIIKGHSKSIQCLNVHKSDGRPYIYSGSHDGHINYWDAETGENDCFSGKGHSNQVSKVVTNKDDELVTCSMDDTVRFTNINKKEYSASDVVKMDFQPKSVSVADGGLSLAVCIGQVVLLKDKKKVFTLDNLAYEPEVGVIHTGGSTAAVGATDGKIHLYSIQGNTLKDEGRTVEVNGSITDMAYSNDGAYLAVLDDKKVATAFSVADNYSIKNEFYGHHAKPVTLAWSPDNEHFATGGMDMMVFVWTVGDADKRIKLPDTHRLHHVSGLAWVDEHTLVTASHDASIKQWTITY; via the exons ATGCCGCACGAACTGA AACATGTCTTCGCCAGTCTCCCACAGATGGAGAGGGGAGTTGCGAAAGTGATTGGCGGCGACCCCAAAGGCAACAACTTCCTGTATACCAATGGGAAGTGTGTCATCATCAGGAACATTGAA AACCCGGCTATAGCAGACATTTACACCGAACATGCCCATCAAGTGACTGTTGCCAAATATTCTCCCAGTGGATTCTACATTGCATCTGGAG ATGCATCAGGAAAGATCCGAATCTGGGACACCACCCAGAAGGAGCACCTGCTCAAGTACGAGTACACCCCTATTTCAGGCAAGGTCAAGGACATTGCCTGGACGGAGGATAGCAAGAGGCTTGCTGTTGTAGGGGATGGACGAGAGAA GTTTGGGGCGGTGTTCCTGTGGGACACTGGCTCCTCGGTGGGGGAAGTTTCCGGCCACGCCAAATTAATCAACAGTGTGGACATAAAGCAGAAACGCCCTTATCGGCTGGTCACTGGCAGTGATGACACCTGTGGGTCCTTCTTTGAGGGGCCTCccttcaagttcaagttcacaATACGT GACCACAGCCAGTTTGTCAACTGTGTTCGCTTCTCTCCAGATGGAAGTCGGTTTGCCACAGCTGGTGCTGATGGCCAG ATTTTAATCTTTGATGGAGCATGTGGTGAGCGTGTTTGCTCATTGGGTGGAGAGAAGGCCCACAAAGGAGGAATCTATGCT GTGTGCTGGAGCCCTGACAGCTCCCAACTGATCTCTGCCTCAGGGGACAAGACCGTGAAACTCTGGGACGTCGGTGCAGGTACGGCTGTCACCACCTTCAACATGGGCACCGATGTGACAGACCAGCAGCTGGGCTGCCTGTGGCAGAAAGACCACCTCCTCAGCATCTCCTTGTCAGGATACATCAACTATCTGGACAAGAACAACCCTGACCGGCCCATACGTATCATCAAG GGTCACAGCAAATCCATCCAGTGTCTGAATGTTCACAAAAGTGACGGGCGACCATACATCTACTCGGGGAGCCACGATGGACACATCA ATTACTGGGATGCAGAAACTGGGGAGAATGATTGCTTCTCTGGAAAGGGCCACAGCAACCAGGTGAGCAAGGTGGTGACCAACAAAGACGACGAGCTGGTGACGTGCAGCATGGACGATACAGTGCGCTTCACCAACATCAACAAGAAGGAGTACAG TGCCTCTGATGTGGTAAAGATGGATTTCCAGCCAAAAAGTGTGTCAGTAGCAGATGGAGGGCTGTCACTGGCTGTGTGCATTGGGCAG GTTGTGTTGCTGAAGGATAAGAAGAAGGTCTTCACATTGGACAACCTCGCCTATGAACCAGAGGTTGGAGTTATCCATACTGGCGGCAGCACTGCTGCAGTGGGGGCAACA gaTGGGAAAATCCATCTGTACTCCATTCAGGGCAACACTCTGAAGGACGAGGGTCGAACTGTCGAGGTCAATGGGTCGATCACAGACATGGCTTACTCCAATGATGGAGCCTATCTGGCTGTCCTAGATGACAAGAAAGTTGCCACAGCCTTTTCTGTGGCTGACAACTACTCG ATCAAAAATGAGTTTTATGGACACCATGCCAAACCAGTGACCTTGGCCTGGTCACCTGATAATGAGCACTTTGCAACTGGTGGGATGGACATGATGGTGTTTGTCTGGACAGTTGGTGATGCAGATAAGAGGATTAAGCTCCCAG ACACTCACCGGTTGCACCATGTTAGCGGCCTGGCCTGGGTAGATGAGCATACTCTAGTCACCGCCTCCCATGACGCCTCCATCAAGCAGTGGACTATTACATACTGA